In Tamandua tetradactyla isolate mTamTet1 chromosome 7, mTamTet1.pri, whole genome shotgun sequence, the following are encoded in one genomic region:
- the PHETA2 gene encoding sesquipedalian-2: MKLNERSVAHYALSNSPADHTGFLRTWGGPGSPSTPSGAGRRCWFVLKGNLLFSFESREGRTPLSLVVLEGCTVELAEAPVPEEFAFAIHFDAPGVRPHLLAADGPAAQEAWVKVLSRASFSYMRLVVRELESQLLEARQSLAAALHRRSSWKVVTGRCKPQQTPDHGVLSLENGHSHSRDCSSVGWVEEGGSPPAGWGLAEWELQGPASPFVGKGQSPVSPETSCFSTLHDWYGQEIIELRREWLQRARGGRPEKKEENRP; this comes from the coding sequence ATGAAGCTGAACGAGAGAAGCGTGGCCCACTACGCGCTGAGCAACTCCCCTGCAGACCATACAGGCTTCCTGCGCACTTGGGGGGGCCCAGGGAGCCCATCCACCCCCAGTGGCGCGGGCCGAAGATGCTGGTTTGTACTCAAGGGCAACCTGTTGTTCTCCTTCGAAAGCCGCGAGGGCCGGACCCCGCTGAGCCTGGTGGTGCTGGAGGGCTGCACAGTAGAGCTGGCTGAGGCTCCCGTGCCTGAAGAGTTTGCCTTTGCCATCCACTTCGATGCTCCCGGCGTGCGGCCACACCTGCTGGCCGCTGATGGGCCAGCGGCCCAGGAGGCCTGGGTGAAAGTGCTGTCACGGGCTAGCTTTAGCTATATGCGCCTGGTGGTACGTGAGCTGGAGAGCCAATTGCTCGAAGCCCGCCAGAGCCTTGCTGCTGCCCTGCATCGTCGCTCATCCTGGAAGGTTGTCACAGGCCGCTGTAAACCCCAGCAGACTCCTGACCACGGGGTTCTCAGCCTGGAGAACGGCCACTCCCACTCCAGGGACTGCAGCTCCGTGGGCTGGGTCGAGGAAGGAGGCAGCCCGCCAGCAGGGTGGGGCTTGGCTGAGTGGGAGCTGCAGGGCCCTGCCAGCCCCTTCGTAGGCAAGGGGCAGAGCCCTGTGTCTCCTGAGACCTCCTGCTTCTCCACCCTACATGACTGGTATGGCCAGGAGATCATTGAGTTGAGGCGGGAATGGCTGCAGAGGGCCCGGGGGGGCCGGCcagaaaagaaggaggagaatAGGCCCTGA